The following coding sequences lie in one Streptomyces sp. NBC_00510 genomic window:
- a CDS encoding ABC transporter ATP-binding protein: MIEAVGLTKTYGSKTAVYNLSFQVRPGMVTGFLGPNGSGKSTTMRMILGLDTPTAGRVTVGGQPFRQLPNAPRRVGALLDAKAVHGGRSARQHLLCLAQLSGIPARRVDEVLGVVGLQEVARRRSKGFSLGMGQRLGIAAALLGDPEVLLFDEPVNGLDPEGIHWVRHLMRKLASEGRTVFVSSHLMSEMALTADHLIVIGRGQLLADMSVKDFIARNSTGFAMVRTPDVAADREKLTEALTDAGAQVQQEHDGALRVTGLELPRISEVAHESEVRLWELSPHQASLEEAYMRLTNSAVDYRSTADPRQGLQQPGGAPAPSGWGMPPQAPYPQSVPQQQPYGYGYGHPQPQPPVQPPYAAPVPPAPGAAPAAPVNPYAQPPVPPGVPVPPAAPAAPPAPPAPQPTQPVEDAR, from the coding sequence ATGATCGAGGCAGTCGGCCTCACCAAGACCTACGGCAGCAAGACGGCCGTGTACAACCTGTCGTTCCAGGTGCGGCCCGGCATGGTGACCGGCTTCCTGGGGCCCAACGGCTCCGGGAAGTCGACCACGATGCGGATGATCCTGGGCCTGGACACCCCCACGGCCGGACGCGTGACCGTCGGCGGACAGCCGTTCCGGCAGCTGCCCAACGCCCCGCGCCGGGTGGGCGCGCTGCTGGACGCCAAGGCCGTGCACGGCGGGCGCAGCGCGCGCCAGCACCTGCTGTGCCTGGCGCAGTTGTCCGGGATCCCGGCCCGCCGGGTGGACGAGGTGCTGGGCGTGGTGGGCCTGCAGGAGGTCGCGCGCAGGCGCTCCAAGGGCTTCTCGCTCGGCATGGGGCAGCGCCTCGGCATCGCGGCGGCGCTGCTGGGCGACCCCGAGGTGCTGCTCTTCGACGAGCCGGTCAACGGTCTGGACCCGGAGGGCATCCACTGGGTGCGCCATCTGATGCGCAAGCTCGCCTCGGAGGGCCGTACGGTCTTCGTCTCCTCGCACCTGATGAGCGAGATGGCGCTCACCGCGGACCACCTGATCGTGATCGGCCGCGGGCAGCTGCTGGCCGACATGAGCGTCAAGGACTTCATCGCCCGCAACTCCACCGGCTTCGCCATGGTCCGCACCCCGGACGTGGCCGCGGACCGCGAGAAGCTGACGGAGGCGCTGACCGACGCGGGCGCGCAGGTGCAGCAGGAACACGACGGCGCGCTGCGCGTGACCGGTCTTGAGCTGCCGCGGATCAGCGAGGTCGCCCACGAGTCCGAGGTGCGGCTGTGGGAGCTCTCGCCCCACCAGGCCTCGCTCGAGGAGGCCTACATGCGCCTCACCAACAGCGCCGTCGACTACCGCTCCACCGCCGACCCGCGGCAGGGCCTGCAGCAGCCCGGCGGTGCGCCGGCGCCCAGCGGCTGGGGCATGCCGCCGCAGGCGCCGTACCCGCAGTCCGTCCCGCAGCAGCAGCCGTACGGATACGGCTACGGGCACCCGCAGCCGCAGCCCCCGGTGCAGCCGCCGTACGCGGCGCCGGTGCCGCCGGCTCCCGGCGCGGCGCCGGCCGCGCCCGTGAACCCGTACGCGCAGCCGCCCGTGCCGCCCGGCGTGCCGGTGCCGCCCGCCGCTCCCGCCGCCCCGCCCGCCCCGCCCGCCCCGCAGCCGACCCAGCCCGTCGAGGACGCCCGATGA
- a CDS encoding ABC transporter permease, with the protein MAATTAVLQSEWTKVRTVRSTVWTLASAAVLTIVISGLFCLLFRTQWDNIDEAARAQFDATSQSLSGLFLGQLALITFGVLIISSEYSTGMIRASLSAVPQRASFYLSKVAVAAGITFVLGVIVSFVSFFIGQAILGGDLDTSISDPGVLRAVFGAGLYMTLMVLFAVGVATMLRSPLVSLGILIPFFFLISGILSAVPGAKEVARYFPDQAGSKIMRATIAPDDPAPYSAWGGLGIMALWVVVALIGGYALLKKRDA; encoded by the coding sequence ATGGCAGCGACCACCGCTGTTCTGCAGTCGGAGTGGACCAAGGTCAGGACCGTCCGGTCGACCGTGTGGACGCTGGCGTCCGCCGCCGTCCTGACCATCGTCATCAGCGGTCTGTTCTGCCTGCTCTTCCGTACCCAGTGGGACAACATCGACGAGGCCGCCCGCGCCCAGTTCGACGCCACCAGCCAGAGCCTGTCCGGTCTCTTCCTCGGTCAGCTCGCGCTGATCACCTTCGGCGTGCTGATCATCTCCAGCGAGTACAGCACGGGCATGATCAGGGCCTCGCTCTCGGCGGTGCCGCAGCGTGCGAGCTTCTACCTCTCCAAGGTCGCCGTCGCCGCCGGCATCACCTTCGTCCTCGGGGTGATCGTCAGCTTCGTCTCCTTCTTCATCGGGCAGGCCATCCTCGGCGGTGACCTCGACACCTCGATCAGCGATCCGGGGGTGCTGCGCGCGGTCTTCGGGGCCGGCCTCTACATGACGCTGATGGTGCTCTTCGCGGTCGGCGTCGCGACGATGCTGCGCAGCCCGCTGGTCTCGCTGGGCATCCTCATCCCCTTCTTCTTCCTGATCTCCGGGATCCTCTCGGCGGTGCCGGGCGCCAAGGAGGTGGCCCGGTACTTCCCGGACCAGGCCGGCAGCAAGATCATGCGGGCCACGATCGCCCCGGACGACCCCGCCCCGTACAGCGCGTGGGGCGGACTCGGCATCATGGCGCTGTGGGTGGTCGTCGCGCTGATCGGCGGCTACGCGCTGCTGAAGAAGCGGGACGCCTGA
- a CDS encoding ABC transporter ATP-binding protein: protein MIELQGLTKRYGDKTAVDDLTFTVRPGVVTGFLGPNGAGKSTTMRMMLDLDNPTSGSIRIDGKHYRELHEPLKHIGALLEAKAIHGGRTAYNHLLCLAQSNRIPGRRVDEVLEIVGLAPVAKKRSKGFSLGMGQRLGIAAALLGDPEILMFDEPVNGLDPEGIHWIRNLMKGLAAQGRTIFVSSHLMSEMALTAEHLIVIGRGKLMADTTMADFIAENSRSYVRVRTPEPEKLKDALAAASITAVVGEAGAFEIEGTESAKIGELAARHQLVLHELSPQQASLEQAFMQLTAESVEYHAGGAAAEAGEAAAPAPQWGAAWNTNTGKEA from the coding sequence ATGATCGAGCTGCAGGGGCTGACCAAGCGGTACGGCGACAAGACCGCGGTGGACGACCTCACCTTCACGGTGCGGCCGGGGGTGGTCACCGGCTTCCTCGGCCCCAACGGGGCGGGCAAGTCGACGACGATGCGCATGATGCTGGACCTGGACAATCCGACCAGCGGCAGCATCCGCATCGACGGCAAGCACTACCGCGAGCTCCACGAACCGCTCAAACACATCGGGGCGTTGCTCGAGGCCAAGGCCATCCACGGCGGCCGCACGGCGTACAACCACCTGCTGTGCCTGGCCCAGTCCAACCGCATCCCGGGCCGGCGGGTCGACGAGGTGCTGGAGATCGTCGGTCTCGCGCCCGTCGCCAAGAAGCGTTCCAAGGGGTTCTCCCTCGGCATGGGACAGCGGCTCGGCATCGCGGCGGCGCTGCTCGGCGACCCCGAGATCCTGATGTTCGACGAGCCGGTCAACGGACTGGACCCGGAGGGCATCCACTGGATCCGCAACCTGATGAAGGGGCTGGCCGCGCAGGGCCGCACGATCTTCGTCTCCAGCCATCTCATGAGCGAGATGGCGCTGACCGCCGAGCACCTGATCGTGATCGGCCGCGGCAAGCTGATGGCGGACACGACGATGGCGGACTTCATCGCCGAGAACTCCCGCTCCTACGTGCGCGTCCGCACCCCCGAGCCGGAGAAGCTCAAGGACGCGCTGGCGGCCGCGTCGATCACCGCGGTGGTCGGCGAGGCCGGGGCCTTCGAGATCGAGGGCACCGAGTCCGCCAAGATCGGTGAACTCGCCGCCAGGCACCAACTGGTGCTGCACGAGCTCAGCCCCCAGCAGGCCTCCCTGGAACAGGCCTTCATGCAACTCACCGCCGAGTCGGTGGAGTACCACGCCGGTGGGGCGGCGGCGGAGGCCGGTGAGGCCGCGGCTCCCGCGCCCCAGTGGGGCGCCGCCTGGAACACGAACACCGGAAAGGAAGCCTGA
- a CDS encoding cellulose-binding protein yields MSDTSSPFGFELVRRGYDRGQVDDRITKLVADRDSALARINALEKRIEELHLETQNAQAQVNDAEPSYAGLGARVEKILRLAEEEAKDLREEARRAAEQHRELAESAATQVRNDAESYAAERKTKAEDEGERIVEKAKGEAGQLRADAQKDAQAKREEADALFEETRAKAAQAAADFETNLAKRREQSERDLASRQAKAEKRLAEIEHRAEQLRLEAEKLRTDAERRARQTVETAQRQAEDIVADANAKADRIRSESERELAALTNRRDSINAQLTNVREMLATLTGAAVAAAGAPADDEPVSRGVPAQR; encoded by the coding sequence ATGAGCGACACTTCCTCCCCCTTCGGCTTCGAGCTCGTGCGGCGCGGATACGACCGCGGGCAGGTGGACGACCGCATCACCAAGCTCGTCGCCGACCGTGACAGTGCACTGGCCCGGATCAATGCGCTGGAGAAGCGCATCGAGGAACTCCACCTCGAGACCCAGAACGCGCAGGCGCAGGTCAACGACGCCGAGCCGTCGTACGCCGGTCTCGGCGCGCGGGTCGAGAAGATCCTCCGCCTCGCCGAGGAGGAGGCGAAGGACCTGCGCGAGGAGGCCCGCCGCGCCGCCGAGCAGCACCGCGAGCTGGCCGAGTCCGCCGCCACCCAGGTGCGCAACGACGCCGAGTCCTACGCCGCCGAGCGCAAGACCAAGGCCGAGGACGAGGGCGAGCGCATCGTCGAGAAGGCCAAGGGTGAGGCCGGCCAGCTGCGCGCCGACGCGCAGAAGGACGCGCAGGCCAAGCGCGAGGAGGCGGACGCCCTCTTCGAGGAGACCCGCGCCAAGGCGGCCCAGGCCGCGGCCGACTTCGAGACCAACCTGGCCAAGCGCCGCGAGCAGTCCGAGCGTGACCTGGCGTCCCGTCAGGCCAAGGCCGAGAAGCGCCTCGCCGAGATCGAGCACCGCGCCGAGCAGCTCCGCCTGGAGGCCGAGAAGCTGCGCACCGACGCCGAGCGCCGCGCCCGCCAGACGGTGGAGACCGCCCAGCGCCAGGCCGAGGACATCGTGGCCGACGCGAACGCCAAGGCGGACCGCATCCGCAGCGAATCCGAGCGCGAGCTGGCGGCGCTCACCAACCGCCGCGACAGCATCAACGCCCAGCTGACCAACGTCCGCGAGATGCTGGCCACGCTGACCGGTGCGGCGGTCGCCGCGGCCGGCGCCCCTGCCGACGACGAGCCCGTCTCGCGCGGCGTCCCGGCCCAGCGCTGA